One Fusobacterium nucleatum genomic window carries:
- a CDS encoding YopX family protein — MREIKFRAWHKEKKIMGEVLGIDILHKEIFFSNGDIDCYGFLDFKYIELMEYTGLKDMGGKEIFESDILLSSNENGIFLISIDFGDPDREEVNTLKGFKMKTKKVLSESQYFEYFNNKLIELIDKYSIPVEEYNNEKYISDGWWILGNIYENPELLGEKNDF; from the coding sequence ATGAGAGAGATTAAATTTAGAGCTTGGCATAAAGAAAAAAAGATAATGGGCGAAGTGCTAGGTATAGATATTCTTCATAAAGAAATATTTTTTTCAAATGGTGATATTGATTGTTATGGATTTTTAGATTTTAAATATATAGAACTTATGGAATACACAGGATTAAAAGATATGGGGGGAAAAGAAATTTTTGAAAGTGATATTTTACTATCTTCAAATGAAAATGGAATTTTCTTAATATCAATAGATTTTGGAGACCCAGATAGAGAAGAGGTTAATACACTTAAAGGTTTTAAAATGAAAACAAAAAAAGTATTATCTGAAAGTCAATATTTTGAATATTTTAATAATAAATTAATAGAATTAATTGATAAATATAGCATTCCAGTAGAAGAATACAATAATGAGAAATATATAAGTGATGGTTGGTGGATTTTAGGAAATATTTATGAAAATCCTGAATTGTTAGGAGAAAAGAATGACTTTTAA
- a CDS encoding helix-turn-helix domain-containing protein, whose product MDNLTYDADDVAKMLNRSKSTAYRRIRKMNLEYCKKNKLNIDTMGSGRVSKELFHKYYPEIKI is encoded by the coding sequence ATGGATAACTTAACATATGATGCTGATGATGTAGCTAAAATGTTAAATCGTTCTAAATCAACAGCTTATAGAAGAATTCGTAAGATGAATTTAGAATATTGTAAAAAAAATAAATTAAATATAGACACAATGGGCAGTGGTAGAGTTAGCAAAGAACTTTTCCACAAATATTATCCAGAAATAAAAATTTAA
- a CDS encoding site-specific integrase, producing the protein MKNANGEGSVYKLKGKRRKCWVARVTVAFVDGKQKRKIIGTYETRKEAQAELLGYLNNPVLYSGKTFKDVKDLWYSNYSKTVSDVTLRNVGNQLKKLEVFNDEKIKDLKLYTLQKFFDDLDSAYGSKLALRSALNMIFEFALKNEFIETNRIKFIELGKNEKVIERKIFTTDEINILFDNLDSDNRFIKKMSYATLILIYTGLRIGELMNLKTEDVDLENNILSVVESKTIAGIRKVPISKKIINLFKDNIDYSKEYFLYNKKGGQYNYVNFFQQFQTMLELLNLEKHTIHDTRHTFATLLNNANANSTSIIKLIGHSDFSVTENVYTHKDIEELRKAVNLLN; encoded by the coding sequence ATGAAAAATGCAAATGGTGAGGGAAGTGTATACAAATTAAAAGGAAAAAGGAGGAAGTGTTGGGTAGCAAGAGTTACTGTGGCTTTTGTAGATGGGAAGCAAAAAAGAAAAATTATAGGAACATATGAAACTAGGAAAGAAGCACAAGCAGAATTGCTAGGCTATTTGAATAATCCTGTCTTATATAGTGGAAAGACTTTTAAAGATGTAAAAGACTTATGGTATTCTAATTACTCTAAAACTGTATCTGATGTTACTTTAAGAAATGTTGGTAATCAGCTAAAAAAATTAGAAGTCTTTAATGATGAGAAAATAAAAGACTTAAAATTATATACATTGCAAAAGTTTTTTGATGATTTAGACAGTGCTTATGGCTCAAAATTAGCCCTTAGAAGTGCATTAAATATGATATTTGAATTTGCTTTAAAAAATGAGTTTATAGAAACTAATCGGATCAAATTTATTGAATTAGGAAAAAATGAAAAAGTAATTGAAAGAAAAATTTTTACAACTGATGAAATAAACATACTCTTTGATAACTTAGATTCTGATAACAGATTTATAAAAAAAATGTCTTATGCAACTTTAATATTGATTTATACTGGTCTTAGAATAGGGGAATTGATGAATTTAAAAACTGAAGATGTGGACCTAGAAAATAATATATTATCTGTCGTAGAAAGCAAGACTATTGCAGGAATTAGAAAAGTTCCAATTTCTAAAAAAATTATAAATCTTTTTAAAGACAATATAGACTATTCAAAAGAATATTTTTTGTACAATAAAAAAGGTGGTCAATATAATTATGTTAATTTCTTTCAACAATTTCAAACAATGTTGGAGCTTCTTAATTTAGAAAAGCATACAATCCACGACACAAGGCATACGTTTGCTACACTTTTAAATAATGCTAATGCAAATAGTACATCTATAATTAAGTTAATAGGTCATAGTGATTTTTCAGTAACAGAAAATGTTTACACTCATAAAGATATTGAAGAACTCAGAAAAGCTGTTAATTTATTAAATTAA
- a CDS encoding ATP-binding protein, with translation MKKIPIGVDDFKKLIENNALYIDKTKFITELLDDAAEVKLFIRPRRFGKTLNMSTLKYFFDIRNVSENRKLFNGLDIEKSVYISEQGKYPVIFISMKGIKTKNWEHCLYDLKGLIGDLYNEFEYIREVLNESELNTFNKIWLKEDIAEYKNALKILTTYLYKYYKKEVILLIDEYDTPLITAYKYDYYDEALPFFKVFYGEALKTNPYLKMGIMTGIIRVIKAGIFSDLNNLRVYSILNRQYSDFFGFTQSEVENALKYFSIENEIPEVKSWYDGYKFGDSDVYNPWSILNFLTDKKLIPYWIDTSDNFLINQILKSVNSDTMETLQKLFSGESIEENINGNSDLSVLLGDEEVWELLLFSGYLTIDEKIGEDYENVYTLRLPNREVKEFFKQKFIDINFGESLFRNTMESLKKNKIEDFEKYLQNILLRSTSFNDIKNEDFYHGLILGMSLFLDKDYYVNSNKESGLGRYDIIIEPKNKNSRGFILEFKVVKEEEDLNKVSKEAIEQIINKKYDTQLKERGIKDITLVGIAFFKKLLKVSYKC, from the coding sequence ATGAAAAAAATTCCTATTGGTGTTGATGATTTTAAAAAGTTAATTGAGAACAATGCTCTTTATATTGATAAAACTAAATTTATTACGGAACTTTTAGATGATGCTGCCGAAGTTAAACTTTTCATTCGCCCTAGAAGATTTGGTAAAACTTTAAATATGTCTACTTTAAAATATTTCTTTGATATAAGAAATGTAAGTGAAAATAGAAAATTATTTAATGGATTAGATATTGAAAAATCTGTGTATATTTCAGAACAAGGTAAATACCCTGTTATCTTTATTTCTATGAAAGGTATAAAAACAAAAAATTGGGAACATTGTTTATATGATTTAAAAGGACTAATAGGAGATTTATACAACGAATTTGAATATATTAGAGAGGTTCTAAATGAAAGTGAACTAAATACTTTTAATAAAATTTGGCTAAAAGAAGATATTGCTGAATACAAAAATGCTCTTAAAATTTTAACTACTTATTTATATAAATACTATAAAAAGGAAGTTATACTTTTAATTGATGAATACGATACTCCTTTGATTACTGCCTATAAATATGATTACTATGATGAGGCTCTTCCTTTTTTTAAAGTCTTTTATGGAGAGGCTTTAAAAACTAACCCTTATCTTAAAATGGGTATTATGACTGGTATTATTAGAGTTATTAAAGCTGGTATCTTTTCTGATTTGAATAATCTAAGAGTTTACTCAATTTTAAACAGACAATATTCTGATTTCTTTGGTTTTACACAAAGTGAAGTTGAAAATGCATTAAAATATTTTAGTATTGAAAATGAAATCCCAGAAGTTAAGTCTTGGTATGATGGTTATAAATTTGGTGATTCTGATGTATATAATCCTTGGAGTATTTTAAATTTTTTAACTGATAAAAAACTAATTCCTTATTGGATTGATACTTCTGATAACTTTTTAATCAATCAAATTTTAAAAAGTGTGAATTCTGATACTATGGAAACATTACAAAAATTATTTTCTGGTGAAAGTATTGAAGAAAACATCAATGGTAATTCTGATTTATCTGTTTTATTAGGTGATGAAGAAGTCTGGGAGTTACTTTTGTTTAGTGGTTACCTAACTATTGATGAAAAAATTGGTGAAGATTATGAAAATGTCTATACTTTGAGGTTACCTAATAGAGAAGTTAAAGAGTTTTTTAAACAAAAATTTATTGATATTAATTTTGGTGAAAGTTTATTTAGAAATACTATGGAATCTCTAAAAAAAAATAAAATTGAAGATTTTGAAAAATATCTACAAAATATTTTGTTAAGATCTACAAGTTTCAATGACATTAAAAATGAAGATTTTTATCATGGATTAATTTTGGGAATGTCTCTTTTTTTAGATAAAGATTATTATGTTAATTCAAATAAAGAAAGTGGTTTAGGAAGATATGATATTATAATTGAACCTAAGAATAAAAACAGTAGAGGATTTATTTTAGAATTTAAAGTAGTTAAAGAGGAAGAAGATTTGAATAAAGTATCAAAGGAAGCAATAGAACAAATAATAAATAAAAAATATGATACTCAATTAAAAGAAAGAGGTATTAAGGATATTACTCTTGTTGGTATTGCTTTCTTTAAAAAATTATTAAAAGTTAGCTATAAATGTTAA
- a CDS encoding copper amine oxidase N-terminal domain-containing protein, translated as MNSKTLIRVILVLIVIVIGFYLIKRTISPKKIEKEAVFLGVEGYGDLTKGENLDHSLISKFKFNFYIDGEKKTLLLNNGKEVKEGVYTFDLQNQLQEGYIYDIVIDKDIVESVKLLDNDKKAMISGKVNDVEQDKFIQVGEEKIELTKNTGMYKITWKAGNSLVEKVGIDDLKDKTVKVTLDKEGKAKNIYLTFVSEKYMSPVIAIPGEKTLKNFLTTALQPVGTTLYIYGGSWDWQDEGSSLQATTIGIPQSWIDFYQYQNVDYTYCDKDDNEANKNPSSSYYPYGEWNQYYYGGADCSGYVGWVIYNTLNKENGKDGYVMGATKMAKTFAENGWGTWTQDVKIPTNRDESDFKVGDIFSMNGHVWISFGTCDDGSIVITHSTPSKSINGQPGGGIQISAIGPSEDCEAYQLAKKYMEKYYPDWCKRYKVILKKPEDYIKFKKDSAAGKFSWNLENGILTDPEDYANKKPAEILKDIFQEK; from the coding sequence ATGAATAGTAAAACTTTAATTAGAGTGATATTGGTTTTAATAGTTATAGTAATAGGTTTTTATTTAATAAAGAGGACAATTTCTCCTAAGAAGATTGAAAAAGAAGCTGTATTTCTTGGAGTAGAGGGTTATGGAGATTTAACTAAGGGAGAAAACTTAGACCATTCATTGATTTCGAAATTTAAATTTAATTTCTATATTGATGGAGAAAAAAAGACTTTGTTATTAAATAATGGAAAAGAAGTCAAAGAAGGTGTCTATACTTTTGATCTTCAAAATCAATTACAAGAAGGATATATCTATGATATAGTAATAGATAAAGATATAGTTGAAAGTGTAAAACTTCTTGATAATGATAAAAAAGCTATGATAAGTGGTAAAGTAAATGATGTTGAACAAGATAAATTTATTCAAGTTGGAGAAGAAAAAATAGAGCTTACTAAAAATACTGGAATGTATAAGATTACATGGAAAGCTGGAAATTCATTAGTTGAAAAAGTAGGAATAGATGATTTAAAAGATAAAACAGTTAAAGTAACTTTGGATAAAGAAGGAAAAGCTAAAAATATTTATCTTACTTTTGTAAGTGAAAAATATATGTCACCAGTTATAGCTATTCCAGGAGAAAAAACATTAAAGAATTTTCTAACTACTGCTTTACAACCAGTTGGAACAACTTTATATATTTATGGTGGTTCTTGGGATTGGCAAGATGAAGGTTCAAGTTTACAGGCTACAACTATTGGTATTCCACAATCTTGGATAGACTTCTATCAATATCAAAATGTTGATTACACTTATTGTGATAAGGATGATAATGAAGCTAATAAAAATCCAAGTAGCAGTTATTATCCTTATGGAGAATGGAACCAATATTATTATGGAGGAGCAGATTGCTCTGGTTATGTTGGTTGGGTGATATATAATACATTGAATAAAGAAAATGGAAAAGATGGTTATGTAATGGGTGCAACTAAGATGGCAAAAACATTTGCAGAAAATGGTTGGGGAACTTGGACACAAGATGTAAAAATTCCTACAAATCGTGATGAAAGTGATTTTAAAGTGGGAGATATTTTTAGTATGAATGGGCATGTTTGGATTTCCTTTGGAACTTGTGATGATGGAAGTATAGTTATAACTCACTCTACACCATCAAAGAGCATAAATGGACAACCAGGTGGTGGAATTCAAATCAGTGCTATTGGTCCATCAGAAGATTGTGAGGCATATCAACTTGCTAAAAAATATATGGAAAAATATTATCCTGATTGGTGTAAGAGATATAAAGTTATCTTAAAGAAACCAGAAGATTATATAAAATTTAAGAAAGATAGTGCAGCTGGAAAATTTAGCTGGAATTTAGAAAATGGAATTCTAACAGATCCAGAAGATTATGCTAATAAAAAACCTGCCGAAATATTGAAAGATATTTTTCAAGAAAAGTAA
- a CDS encoding DUF3870 domain-containing protein, with amino-acid sequence MNNQTIYITGEARTTIDNAITKMFGTFYIAFEIVLSTDEIVDVDCNATLRLTRDFVSRLFLNHNIIKDEEMLKKEVTTRYFGSSSKAILTAYHDALQHYKKVKNDLKEKR; translated from the coding sequence TTGAATAATCAAACAATATATATTACAGGAGAAGCAAGAACAACAATAGATAATGCCATAACAAAAATGTTTGGAACTTTTTATATTGCCTTTGAAATAGTATTATCAACAGATGAAATTGTAGATGTAGATTGTAATGCAACACTTAGATTAACTAGAGATTTTGTGAGTAGACTTTTTTTAAATCATAATATCATAAAAGATGAAGAAATGTTAAAGAAAGAAGTTACAACAAGATACTTTGGTTCATCAAGTAAGGCTATTTTAACAGCATATCATGATGCATTACAACATTACAAGAAAGTAAAAAATGACCTTAAAGAAAAGAGGTGA
- a CDS encoding class A beta-lactamase-related serine hydrolase: protein MEKYTEWKKEIEKIISQVEGKVCVNFYDLNKNNGFSINGDKKVLSASMIKLLILAELMKKISEDKFSLSDTIIMANFMKTGGDGVLKVLNTGHHFTLKELATLMIIISDNQATNILIDFLGMENINLLGKELGLKESFLGRKMMDTEARKNGYDNYTCADDISLLFKLIYQEKLINKEASQLMLDILLRQQQGERLQRYLPSDIKIAHKCGDLDNLENDGGIIWLGGKAYILVILTNGMPNLQCKQTIGKISKFVYDKMEE from the coding sequence ATGGAAAAATATACAGAATGGAAAAAAGAGATTGAAAAAATTATTTCACAAGTAGAAGGAAAAGTTTGTGTAAATTTCTATGATTTAAATAAAAATAATGGTTTTTCTATAAATGGGGATAAAAAAGTATTATCAGCTAGTATGATAAAACTTCTTATATTGGCAGAATTGATGAAAAAAATTTCTGAAGATAAATTTTCTCTTTCTGATACTATCATAATGGCAAATTTTATGAAAACAGGAGGAGATGGAGTTTTAAAAGTATTAAATACTGGACATCATTTTACTTTAAAAGAGCTTGCCACACTTATGATTATTATAAGCGACAATCAAGCCACTAATATTTTAATAGATTTCTTAGGTATGGAAAATATTAATTTATTAGGAAAAGAATTAGGTTTAAAAGAAAGCTTTTTAGGAAGAAAAATGATGGATACAGAAGCAAGAAAAAATGGATATGATAATTATACTTGTGCAGATGATATTTCATTACTTTTCAAACTTATTTATCAAGAAAAATTGATAAATAAAGAAGCTAGTCAGTTGATGTTAGATATTTTACTAAGACAACAACAGGGAGAAAGATTACAAAGATATCTTCCAAGTGATATAAAGATAGCTCATAAATGTGGTGATTTAGATAATCTAGAAAATGATGGAGGTATTATTTGGCTTGGAGGTAAAGCATATATCTTAGTTATATTAACAAATGGAATGCCAAACTTACAATGTAAACAGACAATAGGAAAAATTTCTAAATTTGTTTATGACAAAATGGAGGAATAG
- a CDS encoding DUF819 family protein produces the protein MVITNGFTYIAFLMCLAGCLLLLEKYSKWRIFNVVPALVFIYILNMIFCTMGLFNSEACSKAYSVLKNNLLYAMIFVMLLRCDFRKLAKLGGRMVAIFLACSLTLFIGFVVGYPIFKGSLGTDVWGAVAALYASWVGGSANMAAMQAALPVDAGAYSCALALDTVCYSVWIALLLLMVRYSSKWDNATKADTSKLQEIADIAAKEVEKEKKTASAADWVFLIGLSLMVSALSQMVGGYLQDAFASVGLEMFDKGTMTTVFVTVLGLVCALTPLGKLPAVEELSTVYLYAVVSLLASTASIVDLLTAPMWIVYGLFILVIHVVLMFVLSKIFHWDLCMVSTASLANIGGSASAPIVASAYNPSYAGIGVLMGVLGAAIGNFCGLGIGQILKMMS, from the coding sequence ATGGTTATTACTAATGGTTTTACTTATATTGCATTTTTGATGTGTCTTGCAGGTTGTTTATTATTGTTAGAAAAATATTCTAAGTGGAGAATATTTAATGTAGTTCCAGCCCTAGTATTTATTTATATTTTAAATATGATTTTTTGTACTATGGGACTTTTCAATTCAGAAGCCTGTTCAAAAGCATATAGTGTGTTAAAAAATAATTTATTATATGCAATGATTTTTGTAATGCTTCTTCGTTGTGATTTTAGAAAACTTGCAAAATTAGGTGGAAGAATGGTAGCTATATTTTTGGCTTGTTCGTTGACACTATTTATAGGTTTTGTTGTAGGTTACCCTATTTTTAAAGGTTCTTTAGGAACAGATGTTTGGGGAGCAGTTGCAGCACTTTATGCTTCTTGGGTAGGAGGTTCTGCAAATATGGCAGCAATGCAAGCAGCCTTACCAGTAGATGCAGGAGCATATAGCTGTGCATTAGCCCTTGATACAGTTTGTTATTCTGTATGGATAGCATTACTTCTTTTAATGGTTCGTTATTCATCTAAATGGGATAATGCAACTAAAGCAGATACTTCAAAATTGCAAGAAATTGCTGATATAGCAGCTAAAGAAGTTGAAAAAGAAAAGAAAACTGCCAGTGCAGCAGATTGGGTATTTTTAATTGGTTTATCTTTAATGGTTTCTGCCCTTTCTCAAATGGTAGGAGGATATCTTCAAGATGCCTTTGCTTCTGTTGGATTAGAAATGTTTGATAAAGGCACTATGACTACTGTGTTTGTAACTGTTTTAGGACTTGTATGTGCTTTAACACCTCTTGGAAAACTTCCAGCAGTTGAAGAATTATCTACTGTATATCTATATGCAGTTGTATCGTTACTTGCTTCTACTGCTTCTATTGTAGATTTATTGACAGCACCTATGTGGATAGTTTATGGACTATTTATATTAGTAATACATGTAGTACTTATGTTTGTACTTTCAAAGATATTCCACTGGGATTTATGTATGGTTTCAACAGCATCACTTGCTAATATAGGAGGTTCAGCTTCTGCACCAATAGTTGCTTCTGCTTATAATCCTTCTTATGCAGGTATAGGGGTATTGATGGGGGTTCTTGGAGCAGCTATAGGAAACTTCTGTGGACTTGGAATAGGACAAATATTAAAAATGATGTCATAG
- a CDS encoding dipeptide epimerase: protein MKITEVKLGIISVPLRVPFKTALRTVNSVEDVIVEIHTDTGNVGYGEAPPTGAITGDTTGAIIGALKNHIIKTLIGRDVDDFESLMKDLNSCIVKNTSAKAAADIALWDLYGQLHRIPVYKLLGGSRNKIVTDITISVNPPQEMARDAINAIKRGYDTLKVKVGIDPTLDVARLSAIREAAGKDCRIRIDANQAWTPKQAIKLLNQMQDKGLDIELVEQPVKAHDFEGLAYVTKYSNVPVLADESVFSPEDAFKILQMKAADLINIKLMKCGGIYNALKIISMAEIVGVECMIGCMLEAKVSVNAAVHLACAKQIITKIDLDGPVLCSEDPIIGGAVFNEKEITVSNDFGLGIRGINGIKYID, encoded by the coding sequence ATGAAAATTACAGAAGTAAAATTAGGAATAATCTCAGTGCCATTAAGAGTACCATTTAAAACTGCACTTCGTACAGTGAATAGTGTAGAAGATGTAATTGTTGAAATCCATACAGATACTGGAAATGTGGGATATGGAGAAGCACCTCCTACTGGTGCAATAACAGGGGATACAACAGGTGCTATTATTGGAGCATTAAAAAATCATATTATTAAAACCCTAATAGGAAGAGATGTAGATGATTTTGAAAGTCTTATGAAAGATTTAAATTCTTGTATAGTTAAAAATACTAGTGCTAAAGCAGCAGCAGATATTGCACTTTGGGATTTATATGGGCAACTTCATAGAATACCTGTATATAAATTATTGGGAGGAAGCCGTAATAAAATTGTAACAGATATTACAATTAGTGTTAATCCACCACAAGAAATGGCAAGAGATGCAATTAATGCTATTAAAAGAGGATATGATACTTTAAAAGTAAAAGTTGGAATAGATCCAACATTAGATGTAGCAAGACTTAGTGCTATTCGTGAAGCAGCAGGGAAAGATTGTAGAATTCGTATAGATGCAAATCAAGCTTGGACACCAAAACAAGCTATAAAACTTTTAAATCAAATGCAAGATAAAGGTTTGGATATAGAATTGGTAGAACAACCAGTAAAAGCACACGATTTTGAAGGGCTTGCCTATGTAACAAAATATTCAAATGTTCCAGTACTTGCAGATGAAAGTGTATTCTCACCAGAAGATGCTTTTAAAATATTACAGATGAAAGCAGCTGATTTAATAAATATTAAGCTTATGAAATGTGGTGGAATTTATAATGCACTTAAAATTATAAGTATGGCTGAAATAGTTGGAGTAGAATGTATGATAGGTTGTATGCTTGAAGCAAAAGTTAGTGTAAATGCAGCAGTACATTTAGCTTGTGCTAAACAAATTATAACTAAGATTGATTTAGATGGACCTGTTCTTTGTTCAGAAGATCCAATTATAGGTGGAGCAGTATTTAATGAAAAAGAAATAACAGTATCTAATGATTTTGGACTTGGAATAAGAGGAATTAATGGAATAAAATATATTGATTAA
- a CDS encoding helix-turn-helix transcriptional regulator → MSFGKTLKRIRLKHKDSLRGLAKKIDLHFTFIDKVEKGTAPISKNFIENVVAVYPEEREILKKEYLKETLPEIFQKEEAIKIVSNSEVLNLPVYGKVSAGRGYLNMDSPDYYMPILRGNFSKKSFFVEITGNSMEPTLEDGEFALVDPENTTYSKNKIYVVTYNDEGYIKRLEMKDKLKVITLKSDNPDYDDIDIPEEMQEYFQINGRVVEVISKKKLL, encoded by the coding sequence ATGAGTTTTGGAAAAACTTTAAAAAGAATCAGATTAAAACACAAAGATAGTTTAAGAGGTTTAGCAAAAAAAATAGACTTACACTTTACTTTTATTGACAAAGTAGAAAAAGGGACTGCTCCAATTTCAAAAAATTTTATTGAAAATGTTGTGGCAGTTTATCCTGAAGAAAGAGAAATATTAAAAAAGGAATACTTAAAAGAAACTCTACCTGAAATATTCCAAAAAGAAGAAGCTATAAAAATTGTTAGCAACAGTGAAGTTTTAAATCTTCCTGTATATGGTAAAGTTAGTGCTGGTAGAGGATATCTAAATATGGATAGTCCTGACTATTATATGCCTATTCTTAGAGGTAATTTTTCAAAAAAAAGTTTCTTTGTTGAAATTACAGGAAATAGTATGGAACCAACTTTAGAAGATGGTGAGTTTGCCTTAGTTGATCCAGAAAATACAACTTATTCAAAAAATAAAATTTATGTAGTTACTTACAATGATGAAGGCTATATTAAAAGATTAGAAATGAAAGATAAATTAAAAGTTATTACTTTAAAAAGTGATAATCCTGATTATGATGATATTGATATACCAGAAGAAATGCAAGAATATTTCCAAATTAATGGTAGAGTTGTAGAAGTTATTTCAAAGAAAAAATTATTATAA
- a CDS encoding DUF3798 domain-containing protein, with product MKMKKILFSLLTIFILIVMVACGKKEAPTEDINAQQQGGTQNETTQDYHIGVVTISVSQAEDNFRGAEAVAKKYGLSSEGGKITVVTIPDNFMQEQETTISQIVSLADDPKMKAIVVAEGVPGTYSAFKTIREKRPDILLFVNNNHEDPVQVSTVADVVVNADSIARGYLIVKTAKDLGATKFMHISFPRHLSYETISRRRVIMEQTAKDLGMEYIEMSAPDPLSDVGVPGAQQFILEQVPNWIKKYGKDIAFFATNDAQTEPLLKQIAAYGGIFIEADLPSPTMGYPGALGIEFTDDEKGNWPKILEKVEKSVIAAGGSGRMGTWAYSYNFAGVEALTDLAIKSIESGDRDFTLDKLLASLDVATPGAKWNGSIMKDNNGVDVKNAFFIYQDTYIFGKGYMGVTSVKIPEKYSNLGK from the coding sequence ATGAAAATGAAAAAGATTTTGTTTAGTTTACTGACGATATTTATATTGATTGTTATGGTTGCTTGTGGAAAAAAAGAAGCACCTACTGAGGATATTAATGCTCAACAACAAGGTGGTACACAAAATGAAACAACACAAGATTACCATATTGGAGTTGTAACTATATCAGTTTCACAAGCAGAAGATAATTTTCGTGGAGCAGAAGCAGTTGCAAAAAAATATGGTTTAAGTTCTGAAGGTGGAAAAATTACAGTAGTAACAATTCCTGATAACTTTATGCAAGAGCAAGAAACAACAATTTCTCAAATAGTTTCTCTTGCAGATGATCCTAAAATGAAAGCTATTGTAGTAGCAGAAGGAGTTCCAGGAACTTATTCAGCATTTAAAACTATAAGAGAAAAAAGACCAGATATTTTACTATTTGTAAATAATAACCATGAAGACCCAGTACAAGTAAGTACAGTTGCAGATGTGGTTGTAAATGCTGATTCCATTGCAAGAGGATATTTAATTGTTAAAACGGCTAAAGACTTAGGAGCAACAAAATTTATGCATATTTCTTTCCCTAGACATTTAAGTTATGAAACAATTTCAAGAAGAAGAGTAATAATGGAACAAACAGCTAAAGATTTAGGAATGGAATATATTGAAATGTCGGCTCCAGATCCATTAAGTGATGTTGGAGTACCTGGGGCACAACAATTTATCTTAGAACAAGTACCAAATTGGATAAAAAAATATGGTAAAGATATAGCATTCTTTGCAACAAATGATGCACAAACAGAGCCTTTATTAAAACAAATAGCTGCATATGGAGGAATATTTATAGAGGCAGATTTACCATCTCCAACAATGGGATATCCAGGAGCACTAGGGATAGAATTTACTGATGATGAAAAAGGAAATTGGCCAAAGATATTAGAAAAAGTTGAAAAATCAGTTATAGCTGCTGGTGGCTCAGGAAGAATGGGGACTTGGGCATATTCATATAATTTTGCGGGTGTTGAAGCTCTTACAGATTTAGCAATAAAATCTATTGAAAGTGGAGATAGAGATTTTACATTGGATAAACTTCTAGCTTCTCTTGATGTTGCAACACCTGGAGCTAAATGGAATGGAAGTATAATGAAAGATAATAATGGAGTTGATGTAAAAAACGCATTTTTCATATATCAAGATACGTATATTTTTGGAAAAGGATATATGGGGGTAACTTCTGTAAAAATTCCTGAAAAATATAGTAATTTAGGAAAATAA